Genomic DNA from Pygocentrus nattereri isolate fPygNat1 chromosome 11, fPygNat1.pri, whole genome shotgun sequence:
ATCTTACCTCCAGGCCTCCGGCTGGCTTCTTCTTCAGCTCCTCGCACTTTCTGAACTTGCAGATCTGGTGGCCGGTCTTGCGGTTGCGGCAGCTGCTGCACTGCTCGCAGTTGATCCTGCGCCGACAGGGCGGGCACAGGCCGCAGCGCTTGCGCTTCTTCTTCCCATTGGCGCTGATGGCCGAAGTGATCTCGCTGTGGGTCTGCTGGTGCTCCGTTGCACCCGTCACCTGGGACAGCGCTCCGTCTGCCAAGAAGACTCCCGCCGGCGTCATGATGAAGAGGCCTGGGTGGAATGGGAAGCCACCTCCCACTCCCCCGCCATTACTCAGCAACGGGAAGTCCGTCACGCTCCCTAACGAATCGGAGGCCGAGACTCCTTCCATGTCTCCGCTCATGTTAAGACCAGTAGAGTCGGAGACAGGAAGCAGCATGCTGGCCTGCCGTAAGAGCTCAGCGGCCTGGGCCAGATGCAGCCCGCTCGGAGAGTCCAGTAGGCCGGACAACAGAGCCCCCCGGTCCAGTTTGGTGAGTCCCACTTGGGCTCTGTGTTGGGCGGCTGTGGAGTGGGCCTTCACCCCTGTGGACACTAAGGAGCTCTGGGCGAgtctgttagcattagcattagcgaCAGCGGCTGCAGCGGAGCATGTTGCAATGTACTGGGAGAGCGCCCGGGAGTGTTTGAGGCTCTTGTTGAGCGGGGCGCTGATGATGCCGCTCCGATTCCGCCTCTCCACCACGGGCGACGAGTCTTCTTCACCGCAGCAGCTGTCCCTGGCATCCTCATCCTCTCTGGCTTGGTTTCCCTCCATCAACCCCCCACTGCCAGACATGGCCCACAGCacgagggggagggagagagagggggggaggagGGGTGAAGGGCAAAGGCAGAGGGCGGCAATGTTCTCGCTCTGATTGGTGTGCGGGGAGGAGTGATGCTTGCCGAGGTGAAGAGTCCAGCAGTCAAGTGTGCTCACCTACAACAGACGGCACGCCGTGCTCACAGGCATTTTACTGGGCTGTCCACTGTTAAGACCTGGGGGAGAGACGGAGAAGCGAGACAATGAGTGTTCGGTAATGACTGACTCCTCTAAATGTCTCCATTACTCAGTCactgggatgtaaacaaagtcgttcagattCACTGTGGAAATATTTACCGACTCTGATTTCGTTTTGAGGTGATGGACACCAGAGATCACAGTCAGGTCAAATGTAGCCTTTGTATTTACCGTCCAAGAGGACCAGTGAACCAGCATGTGTCCCCTGAGGTTTTATAGTCAATGGTGATGACGATAAAACCAGAAAAAATAAGGGTCCCTATAGCCGCTGCTGAGCCTTACAATGCCCTCTACGTGCCTCAGCACCATCACTTTTAAGGCcacatctcaaaactatcataaaacagtgttttcaggcatcaggcagagtATTCCTAACGTattcctgtgagggagcttttgaaGGTGTTGAActcttcggacgtctggttcctatcaccaccactgtaaccaAGTCAGACATGGTTAGATTCGCTGaaaaggagcatttcacatcaaagcactctgaatgacttcatcaACCACTTAATTAggcaaaacatttgaaaaaatcaAAGGAATTTGCCTTCAACCTGAAATTAGAATCACACTGCAGTGAGCATTTACTGCTGAATACAGCTAAACCGGGTGTCAGAAGGAGTTCATCTGTAGAGATCGAACAGCATCACATTGTATCCTCTGACATCAACACTAAACTGTGGAGCACTGGGCAATATAGACACTACGTTTCATCTTTAAAAGCGATTAAGCTTTTACAAGAGGCTACTTTTAACTGACacacttcacttaagatgagcatctacCCAAACGCTGAGGAAGAATGTGAAATGTCCCgtttcactgcaggtttgttacAGTGTCGGATCCCATCAGTGCTGTTATACCATTTCTAATGCACGTTCACAAATtctgacacattcacacataaataaataatataaaagttGCCTATTATAGGTGTCAGGCCGTGGACTGCTCTGCTGAGTTTGCAATGCCTTCACTTCATTTAGGCCTCTGTTGGTTCTTGCATAGTGACCTCAGTTAACCTGCACAGCACAGCTTCATTCTGCACGCGCTCTTACTTaccatatattatataatattacacagctgctgctgctgctgctgctgtgcgCCTATTTGAAATGGTCGCATCCAAGCAAAGAATTTGCTAATCTAATTTCAAACTTGCTAACGTGTCCACAACAGCCTGGACTAACGTCCTGAAGTCGAACTGGCAGGGTGGTCTAGACGCACTCCGGCTGAAGGCGCTGAATGAACGCCTACAAAGCCGACAGCGGCAAAGTTACCGCTGACAGGCAGGTCGAGAGCGATTTCAACTCT
This window encodes:
- the cxxc5b gene encoding CXXC-type zinc finger protein 5 isoform X1 → MSGSGGLMEGNQAREDEDARDSCCGEEDSSPVVERRNRSGIISAPLNKSLKHSRALSQYIATCSAAAAVANANANRLAQSSLVSTGVKAHSTAAQHRAQVGLTKLDRGALLSGLLDSPSGLHLAQAAELLRQASMLLPVSDSTGLNMSGDMEGVSASDSLGSVTDFPLLSNGGGVGGGFPFHPGLFIMTPAGVFLADGALSQVTGATEHQQTHSEITSAISANGKKKRKRCGLCPPCRRRINCEQCSSCRNRKTGHQICKFRKCEELKKKPAGGLEKVMLPTGAPFRWFQ
- the cxxc5b gene encoding CXXC-type zinc finger protein 5 isoform X2, with the translated sequence MSGSGGLMEGNQAREDEDARDSCCGEEDSSPVVERRNRSGIISAPLNKSLKHSRALSQYIATCSAAAAVANANANRLAQSSLVSTGVKAHSTAAQHRAQVGLTKLDRGALLSGLLDSPSGLHLAQAAELLRQASMLLPVSDSTGLNMSGDMEGVSASDSLGSVTDFPLLSNGGGVGGGFPFHPGLFIMTPAGVFLADGALSQVTGATEHQQTHSEITSAISANGKKKRKRCGLCPPCRRRINCEQCSSCRNRKTGHQICKFRKCEELKKKPAGGLEVMLPTGAPFRWFQ